One genomic segment of Vibrio penaeicida includes these proteins:
- a CDS encoding cytosolic protein gives MFIHHVNGIDWLVITAFEELKTMFIEEAGAIPSYFSTTSELNLIAQAKRSYGYLPTLSGVITDTGTFQSQNNEEDLNPQLACLVEGRGRVFIYHGGFVAFVDDDQTFITRMA, from the coding sequence ATGTTTATCCATCATGTGAACGGTATCGACTGGCTGGTGATTACAGCTTTTGAAGAACTGAAAACTATGTTTATCGAAGAAGCGGGGGCGATCCCCTCTTACTTCTCTACCACCAGCGAATTGAATCTGATTGCTCAAGCCAAGCGTAGTTATGGATATTTGCCTACACTCAGCGGCGTAATCACCGACACCGGTACATTTCAAAGCCAGAATAACGAAGAAGATTTGAATCCGCAGCTTGCCTGCTTAGTTGAGGGGCGTGGTCGGGTGTTTATCTATCATGGCGGGTTTGTGGCTTTTGTGGATGACGACCAAACTTTTATTACTCGAATGGCCTGA
- a CDS encoding PepSY-associated TM helix domain-containing protein — MLGSTQTAQPKDFARSKYLYFLTWRWHFYAGLFVIPFMLMLSLTGIVMLFDDELESIRHGEILVVEPTDSRIAVSEQLALVKQEYDNATVTQFIPAASDTAPNRFNVRLDSGSNRLILVNPYNGDIVGEINRDDSWYALANEIHSTLLAGDVGSYLIEISASLSIVLLVTGIYLWLPSDNASRAGFLKIRSQSGVRIFMRDLHANLGGVLSLVLLFFLVSGLAWAGVWGGKFVQPWSSFPAQKWADVPLSDKTHASLNHGVEEEVPWGLEKTPLPESTGHEHHGDHGSHQNDNPAQIASTVSIDEVVATASKLGLTTYKLNLPKSETGVFTLGANTMSGDITDPTQDRTTHIDQYSGAILADVTWEDYSWMAKFMAAGIALHTGEVSIINKLLNVFFCIAFIAVCVTGVIMWWKRRPAGKKKLGAPPTFEKSGIWKLGAVTMVLVGFAFPLAGATIVTVLILDALLMKATPKLHNWFA; from the coding sequence ATGTTGGGAAGCACTCAAACCGCTCAACCAAAGGACTTTGCACGTTCAAAGTACCTCTACTTTCTTACTTGGAGATGGCATTTTTATGCAGGGTTATTTGTCATCCCTTTTATGTTGATGCTGTCTTTGACTGGCATTGTCATGCTATTTGATGATGAATTAGAAAGCATTCGACACGGCGAGATTCTGGTCGTGGAACCGACCGATTCACGTATAGCTGTATCTGAACAACTCGCTTTAGTTAAGCAAGAATATGACAACGCAACGGTGACTCAGTTCATTCCAGCCGCATCGGATACCGCGCCAAATCGCTTTAACGTGAGATTGGATAGCGGTTCCAACCGCCTGATTCTGGTCAACCCATACAATGGGGATATCGTGGGTGAGATTAACCGAGACGACAGTTGGTACGCTCTGGCTAACGAGATACACAGCACTTTGTTAGCTGGTGATGTGGGCAGCTATCTGATTGAAATCTCGGCTAGCCTATCCATCGTTCTTTTAGTCACAGGAATATACCTTTGGCTACCATCCGATAACGCTTCAAGAGCAGGATTTCTGAAAATCCGTTCACAAAGTGGTGTACGGATTTTCATGCGAGATCTACACGCCAATCTTGGCGGTGTGCTGTCTCTTGTTTTACTTTTCTTTTTAGTTTCTGGGCTCGCTTGGGCTGGCGTATGGGGTGGTAAGTTCGTACAACCTTGGAGCAGTTTCCCAGCACAAAAATGGGCAGATGTACCACTATCTGATAAAACACACGCAAGCCTAAACCATGGTGTTGAAGAAGAAGTGCCTTGGGGATTAGAGAAAACACCGTTACCAGAGTCGACAGGGCACGAGCATCATGGTGACCACGGAAGTCATCAAAATGATAATCCAGCTCAGATTGCCTCGACAGTTTCGATTGATGAAGTCGTCGCAACCGCCAGCAAGTTGGGGCTGACAACGTACAAACTGAACTTACCGAAAAGCGAGACTGGGGTATTTACGCTAGGTGCCAATACCATGAGTGGAGACATTACCGACCCAACTCAAGATCGCACCACTCACATTGATCAGTACTCGGGTGCGATTTTGGCGGATGTCACATGGGAAGATTACAGCTGGATGGCGAAGTTCATGGCAGCAGGTATTGCTCTTCACACTGGTGAAGTGAGCATTATCAACAAGCTATTGAATGTGTTTTTCTGTATAGCTTTTATCGCGGTTTGTGTAACAGGCGTGATTATGTGGTGGAAACGCCGCCCAGCGGGTAAGAAAAAACTGGGTGCGCCACCGACATTTGAAAAAAGTGGAATTTGGAAGCTGGGCGCAGTAACCATGGTGCTGGTCGGCTTTGCCTTTCCATTGGCTGGCGCAACGATCGTCACCGTACTGATTTTGGATGCGTTACTTATGAAAGCTACACCAAAACTGCATAATTGGTTTGCGTAA
- a CDS encoding putative bifunctional diguanylate cyclase/phosphodiesterase, whose protein sequence is MLPLNIARTIQDRKLFWLLSTILILVICLAVIFTFPEAIVTTGLALFLTLFAFLQLVHFHVISTSKKLVELEKQLADSEKENASLRELNQALNDRTNRYQTLLNSIPDLAWIKDTEGRFLAVNAEFQRAFGVNYEALIGKTDFDLSRYEDAVQYREDDEEVMKSLSPIRHEFLATSVDGTRSWIELIKVPVVKEGNVVGTAGTARDISERKQAEEKLAFLAHYDMLTLVKNRYSLENDLDELIASGSRFIVAFVDLDNFKIVNDSIGHAAGDSALKAAANKLKQAIGDRGEVYRHSGDEFVVVVKEDFDQEKTQVLGRHLLDQVGMTFQVDNYEFNFSASIGLAVYPAHGDTSTELLRNADIAMYQAKISGKRRAQVFSSRFEGMTLKHWTMEKRLRRAIDNQELFLRYQPMIDSDTGEIKAMEALIRWQDPEKGEIGPADFIPFAEQSGLISEIGLYVIKVVLNQLVDWKEKGIDCKPISVNVSGIQFYHHNLLCEVESLFKETGVPANLLELELTESILMKDEDRLISTLQKFRELGLSLSVDDFGTGYSNLAYLSHYPISKLKVDRSFVTQIHMHKDKQIITRTIIELAKNLGMDVIAEGVENTSELAQVRELGCSNIQGFLYAKPLLLEEIEELLLTNYKFLP, encoded by the coding sequence ATGCTACCATTGAACATTGCTCGGACAATACAAGATCGTAAGTTATTTTGGCTCTTGAGTACGATATTGATCTTGGTGATATGCCTTGCGGTCATTTTTACGTTTCCCGAGGCTATCGTTACCACTGGTTTAGCACTTTTTTTAACCTTATTCGCCTTCCTTCAATTGGTTCATTTTCATGTCATTTCTACCAGCAAGAAGCTGGTGGAACTTGAAAAGCAACTAGCAGACTCTGAAAAAGAAAACGCCTCGCTACGCGAGCTAAACCAAGCTCTCAATGATCGAACTAACCGGTATCAAACTCTTCTGAATAGCATTCCAGATCTTGCGTGGATAAAAGATACTGAAGGTCGCTTTCTTGCCGTAAACGCGGAATTTCAACGAGCCTTTGGCGTTAACTACGAAGCGCTAATTGGCAAAACAGATTTTGACCTATCGCGATATGAAGACGCGGTCCAATACCGTGAAGACGACGAAGAAGTCATGAAGTCACTTTCGCCAATTCGGCACGAGTTTTTGGCAACGTCGGTGGATGGCACACGCTCTTGGATCGAACTCATCAAAGTTCCCGTTGTTAAGGAAGGCAATGTTGTCGGCACAGCTGGCACCGCCAGAGATATAAGCGAACGAAAACAAGCCGAAGAAAAGCTCGCCTTTCTTGCACACTACGACATGTTAACGCTTGTAAAAAACCGCTATTCGCTAGAAAACGATTTAGACGAACTTATTGCGTCTGGCTCTCGATTTATTGTCGCGTTTGTCGATTTGGACAACTTCAAAATTGTGAACGATTCGATAGGGCATGCTGCGGGAGATTCCGCTTTGAAAGCCGCCGCCAATAAGCTAAAACAAGCCATTGGGGATAGAGGAGAAGTCTATCGCCACAGTGGAGATGAATTTGTGGTGGTGGTGAAAGAAGACTTTGACCAAGAAAAAACTCAAGTGCTAGGCCGTCATTTGTTGGATCAGGTTGGTATGACATTTCAGGTAGACAACTATGAGTTCAATTTCTCAGCATCTATAGGGCTGGCGGTTTACCCCGCCCACGGTGATACGTCTACAGAATTACTGCGCAATGCAGATATAGCCATGTACCAAGCAAAAATATCAGGTAAACGCCGAGCTCAGGTGTTCTCATCCCGTTTTGAGGGGATGACACTCAAGCACTGGACGATGGAAAAACGACTGCGCCGCGCGATTGACAACCAAGAGTTGTTTTTACGCTATCAGCCAATGATCGACAGTGATACGGGCGAAATCAAAGCAATGGAAGCGTTGATACGCTGGCAAGATCCTGAGAAAGGGGAAATTGGACCCGCGGATTTCATCCCTTTTGCTGAACAGTCTGGCTTGATTTCAGAAATCGGCTTGTATGTCATCAAGGTTGTTTTGAATCAATTGGTTGATTGGAAAGAAAAGGGTATCGACTGCAAACCCATTTCCGTCAATGTTTCAGGCATTCAATTTTACCATCATAACCTGCTTTGCGAAGTGGAGTCCCTGTTCAAAGAAACGGGTGTTCCTGCAAACCTTTTGGAATTGGAACTGACCGAATCCATATTGATGAAAGACGAAGATCGTTTGATTAGCACACTTCAAAAGTTTCGAGAATTGGGTTTAAGCCTAAGTGTCGACGACTTTGGAACAGGTTATTCAAACCTCGCTTACTTGTCGCATTATCCTATTAGTAAACTGAAAGTAGACCGCTCGTTTGTGACCCAAATACACATGCACAAAGACAAGCAAATCATCACTCGTACCATTATTGAATTGGCTAAAAACTTAGGAATGGATGTCATTGCAGAAGGGGTAGAAAACACCTCGGAACTGGCTCAAGTGAGAGAGCTGGGTTGCAGCAACATTCAAGGGTTTTTATACGCCAAACCATTGCTTTTGGAAGAGATAGAAGAATTATTGCTCACAAATTACAAATTCTTACCATGA
- a CDS encoding phosphatase: MKLLVDTHTHTYASGHAYSTLIENAKSAKERGLAMFCTTDHSESMPGAPHYWFFSNQRVLPRFIEGVAIIRGVESNIMNREGEIDIPLSVDKNLDWVIASFHEAVFKPIDRATHTEALINIIVSGRVDALGHLGNPNYDFDFETVIQCAVENNVAIEINNTSLKGNSRAGSVERCAEIASIAQEKGAFITTGSDAHFCLDVGNLDLAADLIDRCGITEEKVITRSPEQFLQFLALRGRKIINDYSMFY; this comes from the coding sequence ATGAAACTACTTGTCGATACACATACGCACACCTACGCCAGTGGGCACGCCTATAGCACGCTTATCGAAAATGCTAAATCTGCCAAAGAACGTGGCTTAGCGATGTTTTGCACAACCGATCATTCAGAGTCTATGCCCGGCGCGCCACATTACTGGTTTTTCAGTAATCAGCGTGTGCTTCCACGGTTTATTGAAGGCGTTGCCATTATACGCGGTGTAGAGTCGAACATTATGAACAGAGAAGGGGAAATCGATATCCCGCTTTCTGTCGATAAAAACCTAGATTGGGTCATTGCGAGTTTTCATGAAGCTGTTTTTAAGCCTATTGATCGCGCTACACACACTGAAGCGCTCATCAATATCATCGTATCGGGAAGGGTTGATGCCCTCGGGCATTTGGGTAACCCCAATTACGATTTTGACTTTGAAACAGTTATTCAGTGTGCGGTAGAAAACAATGTAGCGATAGAAATCAATAATACGTCTTTAAAAGGAAACAGCCGTGCTGGCAGCGTGGAGCGCTGTGCTGAAATTGCCAGTATTGCGCAAGAAAAAGGCGCATTTATCACAACAGGTTCGGATGCGCATTTTTGTTTGGATGTCGGGAATCTCGATCTAGCAGCGGACTTAATTGACCGTTGCGGAATTACTGAAGAGAAAGTGATAACACGGTCTCCAGAGCAGTTTCTGCAATTTCTTGCGCTACGTGGAAGAAAAATAATTAACGACTATTCAATGTTTTACTGA